One Candidatus Omnitrophota bacterium DNA window includes the following coding sequences:
- a CDS encoding PEP-CTERM sorting domain-containing protein, with protein sequence MKYILLVFALPLTLGACKGGGGSSVSGDLTSAAVAAGTVGYFETSYGPGGDSYTPPPGNGSTEEDSFTGTGSSDEPGATGGGTQSLASLTGERDVVTNPEPASLLLLGAGALALARKRRKQQR encoded by the coding sequence ATGAAATACATACTATTGGTGTTCGCTCTGCCTTTGACTCTGGGCGCTTGCAAGGGCGGCGGAGGAAGCTCTGTTTCCGGAGATTTGACCTCTGCTGCGGTGGCCGCCGGGACAGTGGGCTATTTCGAAACCAGCTATGGACCGGGCGGGGATTCTTACACACCTCCTCCTGGTAACGGATCCACGGAGGAAGACTCTTTCACCGGCACCGGATCCAGTGATGAACCCGGCGCGACCGGAGGCGGCACACAAAGCCTTGCAAGCCTTACCGGTGAGCGGGACGTGGTCACCAATCCCGAGCCCGCTTCATTATTACTGCTCGGGGCCGGTGCGCTGGCATTGGCCCGCAAGCGGCGCAAGCAGCAACGATAA
- a CDS encoding tetratricopeptide repeat protein: MRLITTLSILIISSLGLSGCGGDYQAERLMWEARQESRFIQGDPKLVPAEAWENVVQAYQKVLDKAPGSKLAAQAQFNIATVYLRQLDLEKAREAYGKVLQNYSKDRRLSSEAYFIIGRTHELENHWDKAVESYENLVLYYGDTLKGLQVPIYIAEGYKRRGQIEEARAAYEKALKGYDKRAEDSSSGNFKAHAYGFKAWAYESEGDWANALNTHMSVANEYPESDRAPLSLFTAALIYQQKFQDMDRAVQLYKTLLSRYPKHRLTQFAILQVRSYEEQGALKDLSVSPADVDSTRNLEMKTTDENPGS, encoded by the coding sequence ATGCGATTGATCACTACTCTTAGCATCCTAATCATTAGTAGCCTCGGACTCAGCGGCTGCGGAGGGGACTACCAGGCAGAGAGGCTCATGTGGGAAGCCAGGCAAGAATCCCGGTTTATTCAAGGGGATCCGAAACTCGTGCCCGCGGAAGCGTGGGAAAACGTGGTCCAGGCCTACCAAAAAGTCTTGGACAAAGCACCGGGGAGCAAACTTGCGGCCCAAGCGCAATTCAATATTGCCACGGTATACCTCCGCCAACTGGATCTGGAAAAAGCCCGGGAAGCCTACGGCAAAGTCCTGCAGAACTATTCGAAAGACCGGCGCTTAAGCTCCGAGGCCTACTTTATTATCGGGCGCACTCACGAACTGGAGAACCACTGGGACAAGGCAGTCGAAAGCTACGAAAATCTCGTTCTTTACTACGGCGACACGCTTAAGGGCTTGCAGGTCCCTATTTATATTGCCGAGGGATACAAGAGACGCGGGCAGATCGAGGAAGCCAGGGCCGCCTATGAAAAAGCTCTCAAAGGCTACGATAAGAGGGCGGAGGATTCATCCAGCGGCAATTTCAAAGCTCACGCATACGGATTCAAAGCCTGGGCCTATGAAAGCGAGGGAGACTGGGCCAATGCTCTCAACACACACATGAGCGTGGCCAACGAATATCCCGAGTCCGACCGCGCTCCGCTGAGCCTCTTCACGGCAGCCCTCATCTACCAGCAAAAATTCCAGGACATGGACCGGGCTGTGCAGCTCTACAAGACTCTGCTCAGCCGCTATCCCAAGCACCGCCTCACTCAGTTTGCCATCCTTCAGGTCAGATCCTACGAAGAACAGGGGGCGCTTAAGGACCTCAGTGTCTCTCCAGCGGATGTGGACAGTACCCGCAACCTCGAAATGAAGACAACTGACGAAAACCCGGGTTCTTAA